A DNA window from Mastomys coucha isolate ucsf_1 unplaced genomic scaffold, UCSF_Mcou_1 pScaffold21, whole genome shotgun sequence contains the following coding sequences:
- the LOC116102701 gene encoding olfactory receptor 52B4-like, with translation MTTLNHTVVSHTVFHLLGIPGLEEQHTWISIPFFISYVTALLGNSLLIFIILTRPSLHGPMYLFLCMLAGADIVLSTSTVPQALSIFWFHTGEISLDRCITQLFFIHSTFISESGILLVMAFDRYIAICYPLRYTTILSNSLIGKIGVGIFLRSYGSIFPIIFLLKRLTFCKNNIIPHTFCEHIGLAKYACNNIRVNIWYGFSVLILTVVLDVVLIFVSYVLILHAIFRMPSQDARHKALNTCGSHVCIIILFYGPGIFTALTQRFGRHIPPHIHILLANVCILAPPMLNPIIYGIKTKQIQEQMVHVLFTNHK, from the coding sequence ATGACTACTTTAAACCACACTGTTGTAAGTCACACAGTCTTCCACTTGCTGGGCATCCCTGGCCTAGAGGAGCAGCACACGTGGATTTCCATCCCATTCTTCATTTCCTATGTCACTGCCCTGCTTGGGAACAGCCTGCTCATCTTCATCATCCTCACAAGGCCCAGTCTCCATGGACCCATGTACCTCTTCCTCTGCATGCTAGCTGGGGCAGACATTGTGCTCTCCACATCCACAGTTCCCCAGGCCTTGTCCATCTTCTGGTTCCATACTGGGGAGATCTCGCTGGATCGCTGCATCACTCAGCTCTTCTTCATCCACTCCACCTTCATCTCTGAGTCGGGCATCTTGCTGGTGATGGCATTTGACCGCTACATTGCCATTTGCTACCCCCTGAGGTACACCACCATTCTCTCAAACTCCTTGATTGGGAAAATTGGAGTGGGCATCTTTCTGAGAAGCTATGGTTCAATTTTCCCTATAATATTTCTTCTGAAAAGATTAACTTTTtgcaaaaataatattattcCACATACCTTTTGTGAACACATAGGCTTGGCTAAATATGCTTGCAATAACATCCGAGTAAACATTTGGTATGGGTTTTCTGTCCTAATATTAACAGTGGTCTTAGATGTTGTATTAATTTTTGTTTCCTATGTGCTGATCCTCCATGCCATCTTCCGCATGCCTTCCCAGGATGCTCGACACAAAGCTCTCAACACATGCGGGTCCCATGTCTGCATCATTATCCTCTTCTATGGGCCTGGGATCTTCACGGCACTCACACAGAGGTTTGGGCGCCACATCCCACCTCATATCCACATCCTGCTGGCTAATGTCTGCATTCTGGCTCCACCTATGCTGAACCCCATCATTTACGGAATCAAGACCAAGCAAATCCAGGAGCAGATGGTCCATGTCTTGTTTACAAACCATAAGTGA